The DNA sequence TCTAAAACATCCCCCCTATgattttaaacctagaataacatagcctcatgtcagatccctagtaggaacgtttgtttgcatcatgtgcatttgactttggggactcaacacaggggttgagtTCGTCTAGGACAAGTGTACCCGATAAttacaagaccatcctgatgcatcttatgtgctacatgtatattatgtttgattcaatttgtGCATGTTAACCAGcttctaaaacataaaaataagaattgagaGAAAATCAGAAGGAAGAAAATAGGAGAGAGAAAATTTATCCGATTTTTAAAAAATCTCAGTATTTGATCCGCTATCTCCTTCCCTGTTCATTATTGGAGCTGAGGTACTGTCCAGGTCCTTAAACAATATTACTACTCACAACAACTTTACCCCATTCTCCATGGACTATAGAGGGCCTATCATTACTCACCTTGCTTATGTCGATGATATAATGATATTCACTGGAGGTGATAAGCACTCGATAAAACTCATTAAGAGTCAAATAAAAAGGTATAAAAAACCATCAGGTCAAAAAGTGAACAACGACAAGAGTTTCTTTGTTACTGCTCCGAACACCTCTGGTAGCAGAATTAATAGAATCATAAGAAATTCTGGTTATATGGACAAGCCCTTCCCCTTCAATTATCTCGGATGTCCAATCTACAATGGCAGGAAGAAAATTAGCATCTTTGATGGCATGCTAGCCAAAATTGTGAAAAGACTCAATGGTTGGCAGGGGAAGATTCTTTCCTACAGAGGGAAGATAACCTTAATCAAACATGTCCTCCAATCCTTGACTACCTACATTTTATCTGTTATGAACCCTCCCAAAGGCATCATCAAGCTTATGGAAAAACACTTTAACAATTTCTTCTGGGGGTCTTCTGAAGGAAAAAACAACTATCACTGGTCCTCATGGAACAATCTCTGCCTACCTAAAGATGGGGGGTGTGTGGGGGTGTAGGGGTCAGGAGAATGGAAGATATCACTGAACCGCTCTCTGTGAAAAGATGGTGGAGATTCAAGACTCAACCATCCCTCTTGGCCACTTTCCTTAATGCTAAATATTGCAAAAGAGCTCACTTGGTTACCAAAGTTCCTACCCCATCTGACTCTCACATTTGGAGATATTTGACGAAGGCAAGGACCAAAGCTGAGCCAAATATCATTTGGAAAATTCAAGCAGGCAACTCTAGTTTCTGGTGGGATAACTGGACGGACAAAGTTGCTTTGGCCAAGGTAGTTCAGGGCCCGGCTAAATCTCCCAAGCTACTCGTTAAAAATTTCATCCATGAAGGTACCTGGGACACCAACAAATTTGCAGCCACTATCCCTC is a window from the Nicotiana tomentosiformis chromosome 10, ASM39032v3, whole genome shotgun sequence genome containing:
- the LOC138900255 gene encoding uncharacterized protein produces the protein MEDITEPLSVKRWWRFKTQPSLLATFLNAKYCKRAHLVTKVPTPSDSHIWRYLTKARTKAEPNIIWKIQAGNSSFWWDNWTDKVALAKVVQGPAKSPKLLVKNFIHEGTWDTNKFAATIPPHLLDTVTKVDIGNKNLKDFPIWNLAEDVLLM